In Agrobacterium tumefaciens, a single genomic region encodes these proteins:
- a CDS encoding isochorismatase family protein codes for MSSSNTALLVIDVQESFRHAPYFETSGLAAYLEKQQALIDGAKAAGIPVVQIFHVDGDRAFSEGSGYIRTLEGVRIAPDVTFRKNRHSAFAGTGLEIWLTQRGINRLIVSGIRTEQCCETTTRHASDLGYSVDYVTEATLTFPMTHTSGTVFSADDIRTRTELVLAGRFARIATVSEALTPLKAAA; via the coding sequence ATGTCCTCTTCCAACACCGCACTCCTCGTCATCGATGTTCAGGAATCCTTTCGGCATGCCCCTTATTTCGAAACAAGCGGGCTCGCCGCCTATCTGGAGAAGCAGCAGGCGCTGATCGATGGCGCCAAGGCTGCGGGAATCCCCGTCGTGCAAATCTTCCATGTCGATGGCGACCGGGCCTTCTCGGAAGGCAGCGGCTATATCCGCACGCTGGAGGGTGTGCGGATTGCCCCTGATGTGACCTTTCGCAAGAACCGGCACTCGGCCTTCGCCGGCACCGGCCTTGAAATCTGGCTGACGCAGAGAGGCATCAACCGGCTGATCGTTTCCGGCATCCGCACCGAACAATGCTGCGAAACCACCACCCGGCACGCTTCCGATCTCGGCTACAGCGTCGACTACGTAACCGAGGCGACGCTGACCTTTCCGATGACGCACACCTCCGGCACGGTGTTCAGCGCGGATGACATCCGCACGCGGACCGAGCTGGTGCTGGCTGGCCGCTTCGCGCGCATCGCCACCGTGAGTGAGGCGCTCACACCCCTGAAGGCAGCAGCCTGA
- a CDS encoding EamA family transporter, whose translation MKKNTTYAADVLVTALAPAIWGTTYFVTTEFLPQGYPLHVAMLRALPAGVLLLLLVRKLPQGIWWPRSFILGALNFSFFWAMLFVSAYRLPGGVAATVGAVQPLIVIGLSRLFLSTAVRPLAIVAGFLGIAGVALLVLTPGAALDGIGIAAGLAGAVSMAFGTVLTRKWRPPVSNLTFTAWQLTAGGILLLPVAYFLEPALPAPTAANILGMAYLGLIGAALTYLLWFRGLARIEPSAAASLGFLSPVVATVLGWLALGQSLAPAQIAGFIAVLFSIWLSQRSQLPK comes from the coding sequence ATGAAGAAAAATACGACCTATGCCGCCGATGTGCTGGTGACCGCGCTTGCCCCCGCCATCTGGGGAACCACCTATTTCGTCACCACGGAATTCTTGCCGCAGGGCTACCCTCTGCATGTCGCCATGTTGCGTGCTTTGCCGGCGGGTGTCCTGTTGCTGCTTCTCGTCCGAAAGCTGCCGCAGGGCATCTGGTGGCCGCGCAGCTTCATTCTCGGCGCACTGAATTTTTCGTTTTTCTGGGCGATGCTTTTCGTTTCGGCCTATCGGTTGCCCGGCGGTGTCGCAGCGACGGTTGGCGCGGTGCAGCCGCTCATCGTCATCGGTCTGTCGCGGCTGTTTCTCTCAACAGCCGTGCGGCCACTCGCCATCGTCGCCGGTTTTCTCGGCATTGCCGGTGTTGCGCTTCTGGTGCTGACGCCCGGCGCGGCGCTTGATGGTATCGGCATTGCCGCAGGTCTGGCCGGTGCTGTCTCCATGGCCTTCGGAACCGTGTTGACCCGTAAATGGCGACCGCCGGTCTCGAACCTCACCTTCACCGCCTGGCAATTGACGGCGGGCGGCATTCTTCTTCTGCCGGTCGCTTATTTTCTGGAGCCGGCCCTGCCGGCGCCAACGGCCGCCAATATTCTCGGTATGGCCTATTTAGGCCTTATCGGTGCGGCGCTCACCTATCTTCTGTGGTTTCGTGGGCTAGCCCGCATCGAACCTTCCGCGGCTGCATCGCTCGGTTTTTTAAGTCCTGTTGTGGCGACCGTGCTGGGCTGGCTGGCGCTTGGCCAAAGCCTTGCGCCAGCGCAGATCGCCGGGTTCATTGCCGTGCTTTTCAGCATCTGGCTCAGTCAGCGCAGCCAGTTGCCGAAGTAG
- a CDS encoding 2'-5' RNA ligase family protein, translated as MGFELTDKGGLRQLFLEGFEPEKQRRINPRFSSKVLIVVKPPAALAGRIFTDASSHAAGRTKREAYPAELLHITLLCVGCFDTVPRGLVNRLKAALGEIRARPVPITFDGSSLFGNRNCLVLSSRREMLELRALAKMVQRALWRANLPYIAASSFTPHLTMIYGCGKIEPMPVEKPYSWLAGSFELIFSHNGETRHESLGRFALSAKADRYEQPESQLYLPEKIFSLPKRPARKLAAR; from the coding sequence ATGGGTTTCGAGTTGACGGATAAAGGAGGGTTAAGGCAGCTTTTCCTTGAAGGGTTTGAGCCGGAGAAACAACGCCGGATCAATCCGCGATTTAGCAGCAAGGTCTTGATCGTGGTGAAGCCGCCGGCGGCCCTGGCGGGGAGAATTTTTACCGATGCGTCGAGCCATGCCGCAGGGCGAACGAAGCGTGAGGCCTATCCGGCGGAGCTTCTGCACATCACCCTGCTCTGTGTCGGATGTTTCGACACCGTGCCTCGCGGCCTGGTAAACCGGCTGAAGGCGGCACTGGGGGAGATAAGGGCGCGGCCCGTTCCAATCACATTCGATGGGAGTTCGCTTTTCGGCAATCGCAACTGTCTGGTACTGAGCAGCCGCCGCGAGATGCTGGAGCTCAGGGCCCTGGCGAAGATGGTGCAGCGCGCCCTTTGGCGGGCAAATCTTCCCTACATCGCCGCATCATCGTTTACGCCGCACCTCACCATGATCTATGGCTGCGGGAAAATCGAACCCATGCCTGTTGAAAAACCCTATAGCTGGCTGGCGGGCAGTTTCGAACTCATCTTCAGCCATAATGGGGAAACGCGGCACGAATCTCTGGGACGCTTCGCGCTTTCGGCGAAGGCGGACCGCTACGAGCAGCCAGAGAGTCAATTATATCTGCCGGAAAAAATATTCAGCCTGCCGAAACGACCGGCCCGAAAGTTAGCGGCGCGATAA
- the ybaK gene encoding Cys-tRNA(Pro) deacylase codes for MSKTTRATQMLTKAGIAFTAVTYDYDPNADRIGLQAAEAIGEAPHLVLKTLMAELDGKPVCVVVPSDREVSMKKLAVAFGGKSASMMKPADAERATGYHVGGISPFGQKKQVPTAIEADAMAHDYVYMNGGQRGLQVRLSPQDAQKALDAIVAPLVAE; via the coding sequence ATGTCCAAAACGACCCGCGCCACCCAGATGCTGACCAAGGCCGGTATTGCCTTTACCGCCGTCACCTATGATTACGATCCGAATGCCGACCGCATCGGTCTACAGGCGGCCGAGGCGATCGGTGAGGCGCCGCATCTGGTGCTGAAGACGCTGATGGCGGAGCTGGACGGCAAGCCAGTTTGCGTCGTAGTCCCCTCCGACCGCGAGGTGAGCATGAAGAAGCTTGCCGTCGCCTTCGGGGGCAAATCCGCCAGCATGATGAAGCCCGCCGATGCGGAACGGGCGACCGGTTACCATGTTGGCGGCATCAGCCCTTTCGGGCAGAAGAAACAGGTGCCGACAGCCATTGAAGCCGATGCCATGGCGCATGATTACGTCTACATGAATGGCGGGCAACGTGGTTTGCAGGTGAGGCTCTCGCCCCAAGATGCCCAGAAAGCGCTTGATGCCATTGTCGCACCGCTGGTTGCGGAATGA
- a CDS encoding Gfo/Idh/MocA family protein: MLRFGIISTAKIAQDHVIPAIQDAQNCVVSAVASRDHAKARAVAERFSVPHAFGSYEEMLASDVIDAVYIPLPTAQHVEWTIKAADAGKHVLCEKPIALKAEEIDTLIAVRDRNGVIVSEAFMVTYSPVWAKVKELLASGAIGTLKHVQGAFSYFNRDPDNMRNIPELGGGALPDIGVYPTIVTRFATGAEPRRVQATVERDREFGTDIYSSVRADFGDFELSFYLATQLAARQLMVFHGTDGYIEIKSPFNANRWGAEEIELTNQAHNQSQVFRFQDSRQYKLEAEAFARAVRGEGEVVTLENSRKNQLFIDAIYRAAEKDGWEAV, encoded by the coding sequence ATGTTGCGTTTCGGAATAATCTCAACGGCGAAAATCGCTCAGGATCACGTCATTCCGGCGATACAGGATGCGCAGAACTGCGTGGTCAGTGCCGTCGCCAGCCGCGACCACGCCAAAGCGCGTGCGGTTGCGGAGCGTTTTTCCGTGCCCCATGCCTTTGGTTCCTATGAGGAGATGTTGGCATCGGATGTGATCGATGCGGTCTATATTCCGCTTCCCACTGCGCAACATGTGGAGTGGACCATCAAGGCCGCCGATGCCGGCAAACATGTTCTCTGCGAAAAGCCGATCGCGTTGAAAGCGGAAGAGATCGATACGCTTATCGCGGTGCGTGACCGCAATGGCGTCATCGTGTCCGAGGCTTTCATGGTCACCTATTCCCCTGTTTGGGCCAAGGTGAAGGAATTGCTGGCTTCGGGCGCCATTGGCACGCTGAAACATGTGCAGGGCGCTTTCAGCTATTTCAATCGTGATCCCGACAATATGCGCAATATTCCTGAATTGGGTGGCGGGGCGCTGCCGGACATCGGCGTCTACCCGACCATCGTCACCCGATTTGCCACCGGCGCCGAGCCCAGACGCGTGCAGGCCACCGTCGAGCGTGACAGGGAATTCGGCACCGATATCTATTCCAGCGTCCGGGCCGATTTCGGCGATTTCGAGCTGAGCTTCTATCTGGCAACCCAGCTTGCCGCCCGCCAGCTCATGGTCTTCCACGGCACGGATGGATACATCGAGATCAAGTCGCCGTTCAACGCCAATCGCTGGGGTGCGGAAGAAATCGAACTGACCAATCAGGCCCACAACCAGTCGCAGGTCTTCCGGTTTCAGGATAGCCGCCAGTACAAGCTCGAGGCGGAGGCCTTTGCCCGTGCGGTGAGGGGCGAGGGCGAGGTCGTCACGCTTGAGAATTCGAGGAAGAACCAGCTTTTCATCGACGCCATCTACCGGGCGGCGGAAAAGGACGGTTGGGAAGCGGTTTAA
- a CDS encoding mandelate racemase/muconate lactonizing enzyme family protein, with the protein MKITKLETVRVAERTNLLWVLVRTDEGITGLGETFFGAETVETYVHEYIAPRVIGRDPLQIDLLAQDLVGYLGFRSSGAEVRGNSAFDIALWDIFGKATNQPIAQLLGGFSRKEIRTYNTCAGTEYIKKATGQQTANYGLSDGKDYDDLNGFLHRADELAHSLLEDGITAMKIWPFDAAAEKTRGQYISMPDLKTALEPFEKIRKAVGDKMDIMVEFHSMWQLLPAMQIAKALTPYQTFWHEDPIKMDSLSSLTRYAAVSPAPISASETLGSRWAFRDLLETGAAGVVMLDISWCGGLSEARKIASMAEAWHLPVAPHDCTGPVVLCASTHLSLNAPNALVQESVRAFYKTWYRDLVTALPEVKNGMITVPPGAGLGMELHPDIEKTFTVSRRFSDAASI; encoded by the coding sequence ATGAAAATTACGAAACTCGAGACCGTCCGCGTGGCGGAACGGACAAACCTGCTCTGGGTTCTGGTCCGTACGGATGAGGGCATTACCGGGCTCGGCGAAACCTTCTTCGGAGCGGAGACAGTGGAGACCTATGTGCATGAATATATCGCGCCGCGCGTGATTGGCCGCGACCCGCTGCAGATCGACCTTCTGGCGCAAGACCTTGTCGGTTATCTCGGCTTCCGTTCATCGGGCGCAGAAGTGCGCGGTAATTCCGCCTTCGACATCGCGCTGTGGGACATTTTCGGCAAGGCCACCAACCAGCCCATCGCCCAGTTGCTCGGCGGCTTCAGCCGCAAGGAAATCCGCACCTACAATACCTGCGCGGGAACCGAATACATCAAGAAGGCGACTGGCCAGCAGACGGCCAATTATGGCCTCTCCGACGGCAAGGATTATGACGATCTGAACGGCTTCCTGCATCGGGCCGATGAGCTGGCCCATTCGCTGCTGGAAGACGGTATCACCGCCATGAAGATCTGGCCCTTTGATGCGGCGGCGGAAAAGACGCGCGGGCAATATATCTCGATGCCGGACCTGAAGACCGCGCTCGAGCCGTTCGAAAAAATCCGCAAGGCGGTGGGCGACAAGATGGATATCATGGTGGAGTTTCACTCCATGTGGCAGCTTCTGCCCGCCATGCAGATCGCCAAGGCGCTTACCCCCTACCAGACCTTCTGGCATGAAGACCCGATCAAGATGGACAGCCTTTCCAGCCTGACGCGGTATGCCGCCGTGTCGCCCGCTCCGATTTCCGCGTCCGAAACGCTCGGTTCCCGCTGGGCCTTCCGCGATCTCCTGGAAACCGGCGCGGCCGGTGTGGTGATGCTTGATATCAGCTGGTGCGGCGGCCTTTCCGAGGCGCGCAAGATTGCCTCCATGGCGGAAGCCTGGCACCTACCGGTCGCGCCGCATGATTGCACCGGGCCGGTGGTGCTGTGCGCCTCCACCCATCTGTCGCTCAACGCGCCGAATGCGCTGGTGCAGGAAAGCGTGCGCGCCTTCTACAAGACCTGGTATCGCGATCTCGTCACCGCCTTGCCCGAGGTGAAAAACGGCATGATCACCGTGCCGCCGGGTGCCGGTCTCGGCATGGAGCTGCATCCCGATATCGAAAAGACCTTCACCGTCAGCCGCCGTTTCTCAGATGCAGCGTCGATCTGA
- a CDS encoding aminopeptidase, giving the protein MTVSPIDPVKLEKLAEVAVKVGLQLQKDQDLVITAPLAALPLVRLLTKHAYIAGGGLVTTFYSDEETTLSRYRHASDANFDRASGWLYEGMAKAYANGAARLAIAGDNPMLLAEQDPAKVARANKANSTAYKPALEKISNFDINWNIISYPNPSWAKQVFPGVSEDEAVRKLADAIFAASRVDVADPVAAWAEHNANLAKRSAWLNGERFSSLHFTGPGTDVRIGLADGHEWHGGASTAKNGVTCNPNIPTEEVFTTPHALRVDGYVSSTKPLSHQGTLIDNIQVKFEAGRIVEAKASRGEAVLNKVLDTDEGARRLGEVALVPHSSPISASGILFYNTLFDENASCHIALGQCYSKCFLDGASLSQDQIKAQGGNSSLIHIDWMIGSDKVDIDGVKPDGSTVPVMRKGEWA; this is encoded by the coding sequence ATGACCGTTTCCCCCATCGATCCCGTCAAACTCGAAAAACTCGCGGAAGTCGCCGTCAAGGTCGGCCTGCAATTGCAGAAGGATCAGGATCTGGTGATCACTGCGCCGCTGGCGGCCCTGCCGCTGGTCAGGCTTTTGACCAAACATGCCTATATCGCGGGCGGCGGGCTGGTCACCACTTTCTACTCCGACGAGGAAACCACGCTTTCGCGCTACCGCCATGCCAGCGACGCGAATTTCGACCGGGCTTCCGGCTGGCTCTATGAAGGTATGGCGAAGGCCTATGCCAATGGCGCGGCGCGGCTGGCGATTGCCGGCGACAACCCCATGCTGCTGGCCGAGCAGGACCCAGCCAAGGTGGCGCGCGCCAACAAGGCCAATTCCACGGCCTATAAGCCCGCGCTGGAGAAGATTTCCAACTTCGATATCAACTGGAACATCATTTCTTATCCCAACCCCTCCTGGGCAAAACAGGTCTTCCCCGGTGTCTCTGAGGACGAAGCGGTTCGCAAGCTCGCGGACGCCATCTTCGCCGCCTCGCGGGTGGATGTGGCCGATCCCGTCGCTGCATGGGCAGAGCATAACGCCAATCTTGCCAAGCGCTCGGCATGGCTGAATGGCGAGCGCTTCTCATCACTACACTTCACCGGCCCCGGCACGGATGTAAGGATCGGGCTGGCAGACGGCCATGAATGGCATGGCGGCGCTTCCACCGCCAAGAACGGCGTAACCTGCAACCCGAATATTCCGACCGAAGAAGTATTCACCACGCCGCATGCGCTGCGCGTGGATGGTTACGTTTCCAGCACCAAGCCCCTTTCGCATCAGGGAACGCTGATCGACAATATTCAGGTGAAGTTCGAAGCCGGCCGCATCGTCGAAGCCAAGGCTTCCAGGGGCGAAGCTGTGCTGAACAAGGTGCTCGACACCGATGAGGGTGCGCGGCGTCTCGGTGAAGTGGCACTTGTGCCGCATTCCTCACCGATCTCGGCAAGCGGCATCCTGTTCTACAACACGCTGTTCGATGAAAACGCCTCGTGCCACATCGCGCTCGGCCAGTGCTATTCGAAATGCTTCCTCGACGGCGCCTCGCTGTCGCAGGATCAGATCAAGGCGCAGGGCGGCAATTCCAGCCTCATTCATATCGACTGGATGATCGGCTCCGACAAGGTGGATATCGATGGCGTGAAGCCGGATGGCTCCACGGTTCCGGTTATGCGCAAGGGCGAATGGGCCTGA
- a CDS encoding GlxA family transcriptional regulator, producing the protein MDRGGTHVIPFYTLVPPHALLLDIAGPLQVIRYANDEQSDIFFDCRYIAAQEKQQSSIGLGICGLETLPDTLPDYAFLLISGSTSRSESEPETRRERQALAAWLRRVVRIDTTVISICSGALLAGEAGLFDGRSCTTHSDCIDALRRIAPLSQVAENRLFVEDGNRFSSAGISTGIDLMLHVVSRLTSPTVAARIAQTMVIYLRRNGNDPQISPWLTGRNHMHPAIHRVQDRVMGEPARDWSLERLADIAALSERHLSRLFREHTGISVIDYVNLMRVNLARDILTNSRLDMEAIAERAGFASARHLRRVWQQHNRFPPSHYRSFQA; encoded by the coding sequence ATGGATAGAGGCGGCACACACGTCATTCCCTTTTATACGCTTGTGCCGCCGCACGCGCTGCTGCTCGATATTGCGGGGCCTTTGCAGGTGATCCGCTATGCCAATGACGAGCAGAGCGATATTTTTTTCGACTGCCGCTACATTGCGGCACAGGAGAAGCAGCAATCCTCGATCGGCCTTGGCATTTGCGGGCTGGAGACCCTGCCTGACACCCTGCCGGACTATGCGTTCCTGCTGATCTCCGGCAGCACGTCGCGCTCCGAGAGCGAGCCGGAAACGCGACGGGAACGACAGGCATTGGCAGCATGGCTGCGCCGCGTCGTGCGTATTGACACGACAGTCATTTCCATCTGCTCCGGCGCATTGCTGGCGGGTGAGGCCGGGCTTTTCGACGGGCGAAGCTGCACCACGCATAGCGACTGCATCGATGCTTTGCGCCGCATCGCGCCACTGTCCCAGGTGGCCGAAAACCGCCTGTTTGTTGAGGATGGCAATCGATTTTCCAGCGCAGGCATCTCCACCGGCATCGATCTGATGCTGCATGTGGTTTCGCGGTTGACATCCCCCACTGTTGCGGCGCGAATTGCCCAAACCATGGTCATCTATCTCAGGCGCAACGGCAATGATCCTCAGATTTCTCCCTGGCTTACCGGCCGCAACCACATGCACCCCGCCATTCACCGGGTGCAGGACCGGGTAATGGGCGAACCAGCGCGGGATTGGTCGCTGGAGCGACTGGCCGATATCGCAGCACTCAGCGAAAGGCATTTGTCGCGCCTGTTTCGCGAGCATACCGGCATCAGCGTGATCGACTACGTCAATCTGATGCGGGTCAATCTGGCCCGCGACATTCTCACAAATAGCCGCCTCGATATGGAAGCCATCGCCGAGCGGGCGGGCTTTGCCTCCGCCCGGCATTTGCGACGCGTCTGGCAACAGCATAATCGTTTTCCGCCCAGCCACTATCGAAGCTTTCAGGCCTGA
- the xseA gene encoding exodeoxyribonuclease VII large subunit, producing MSDIFSHAALSNLAEFSVSELSGSIKRTVETAFEQVRVRGEISGYRGPHSSGHAYFSLKDDRARIDAVIWKGTFSRLKFRPEEGMEVIATGKITTFPGSSKYQIVIESLEPAGAGALMALLEDRRRRLAAEGLFDAARKRSLPFMPRVIGVVTSPTGAVIRDILHRISDRFPVHVVVWPVKVQGEGSGEEVANAIRGFNALKPGGEIARPDVLVVARGGGSLEDLWSFNDEIVVRAAAESEIPLISAVGHETDTTLIDYAADVRAPTPTGAAEMAVPVRAELEAQLSGLAARLSGSVSRQMDNRRQSVRALVRALPSLDQLLALPRRRFDEAASGLGRGLELTTLNKRRAFERSASGLRPETLLNGLKHHRQRVTERMHRAETLVERRLLQGKGRVDSFDSALRSLPARLLGQLERQKERVVTASRRADTAVLHRMAQNRSGLAAHDRILQSLSYKNVLKRGYAVIRDEENRPLTRAAAIASGAVVSMEFADGRVSAITTGEGTPAPDAAAAPKKKPAKPASSDPGNQGNLF from the coding sequence ATGAGCGATATCTTCTCCCACGCCGCATTGAGCAATCTTGCCGAATTTTCGGTGTCCGAACTGTCGGGTTCCATCAAGCGCACGGTGGAGACGGCTTTCGAGCAGGTGCGGGTGCGCGGCGAGATTTCCGGCTATCGTGGTCCGCATTCTTCCGGCCACGCCTATTTTTCGCTGAAGGATGATCGTGCCCGTATCGACGCGGTGATCTGGAAAGGCACCTTCTCTCGCCTAAAGTTCCGCCCGGAAGAGGGTATGGAAGTGATCGCCACCGGCAAGATCACCACCTTTCCCGGGTCTTCCAAATACCAGATCGTCATAGAAAGCCTCGAGCCTGCCGGTGCCGGCGCGCTGATGGCGCTTCTGGAAGATCGCCGCCGGCGTCTGGCGGCAGAGGGGCTTTTTGATGCGGCCCGCAAGCGTTCCCTGCCATTCATGCCGCGTGTCATCGGCGTTGTCACCTCGCCCACGGGTGCAGTCATCCGCGATATTCTTCACCGTATCTCGGATCGGTTTCCGGTCCACGTCGTCGTCTGGCCGGTCAAGGTGCAGGGCGAAGGCTCGGGCGAGGAGGTGGCGAACGCCATTCGCGGTTTTAACGCGCTTAAGCCCGGTGGCGAGATTGCCCGTCCCGATGTGCTCGTCGTTGCGCGCGGCGGCGGCAGTCTGGAAGACCTCTGGAGCTTCAATGACGAAATCGTCGTGCGCGCGGCGGCCGAGAGCGAAATCCCGCTGATTTCCGCCGTGGGGCACGAGACCGATACGACATTGATCGACTATGCCGCCGATGTGCGGGCGCCGACGCCGACAGGCGCTGCCGAAATGGCGGTGCCGGTGCGGGCCGAACTCGAAGCGCAGCTTTCCGGTCTTGCTGCCCGCCTGTCCGGTTCGGTTTCGCGGCAGATGGATAATCGACGTCAGAGTGTGCGGGCGCTGGTGCGCGCTTTGCCGTCACTCGATCAGCTTCTGGCCCTGCCGCGCCGCCGCTTCGATGAGGCCGCGAGCGGTCTTGGCCGTGGATTGGAATTGACGACGCTGAACAAGCGCCGCGCCTTCGAACGTTCCGCCTCGGGACTGAGACCGGAAACCTTGCTGAATGGTCTGAAGCACCACAGGCAGCGCGTCACCGAGCGTATGCACCGGGCCGAGACCCTGGTGGAGCGCCGTCTGTTGCAGGGCAAAGGCCGCGTCGATTCCTTCGATTCGGCCCTGCGTTCGCTTCCCGCCCGCCTGCTTGGCCAGCTGGAACGGCAGAAGGAACGGGTCGTCACAGCATCGCGCCGGGCCGATACCGCCGTATTGCACCGCATGGCGCAGAACCGGTCCGGTCTTGCCGCCCATGATCGTATCCTGCAATCGCTGTCCTACAAGAACGTGCTGAAGCGCGGTTATGCCGTGATCCGCGATGAGGAAAACCGGCCATTGACCCGCGCTGCCGCCATCGCCTCCGGTGCTGTGGTGTCGATGGAATTTGCCGATGGCCGCGTTTCCGCCATCACGACGGGAGAGGGGACACCCGCCCCGGATGCTGCCGCCGCGCCGAAAAAGAAGCCGGCGAAACCGGCTTCTTCTGACCCGGGTAATCAGGGCAACCTGTTCTGA
- a CDS encoding MarR family winged helix-turn-helix transcriptional regulator, whose protein sequence is MSKEPMDHVDHILAQWRSERPDLDVGPMGLLGRLHRLSTHLGREVEAVLLKHGLSSSAFDVLATLRRAGAPHRLSPGDLLAMTMVSSGTMTNRIDQLEKAGLVERIHNPQDRRSVLISLTERGFAIVEEAVGAHVENQHRLVAHLTEEERLALDGLLKRFLQDFEE, encoded by the coding sequence ATGAGCAAGGAACCCATGGACCACGTCGACCATATTCTCGCGCAATGGCGGAGCGAGCGCCCCGATCTCGATGTCGGCCCCATGGGGCTGCTAGGGCGCCTGCACCGGCTCAGCACACATCTCGGCCGCGAGGTGGAAGCAGTGCTCTTGAAACACGGCCTCTCCTCCTCCGCTTTCGATGTGCTGGCGACGTTGCGGCGCGCGGGCGCACCCCATCGGCTCTCTCCCGGCGATCTTCTGGCCATGACCATGGTCAGCTCCGGCACCATGACAAACCGGATCGACCAGCTGGAAAAAGCCGGGCTGGTGGAGCGCATTCACAATCCACAGGACCGGCGCAGCGTCTTGATATCGTTGACAGAGCGCGGCTTTGCCATCGTCGAGGAAGCGGTTGGCGCGCATGTCGAAAACCAGCACCGTCTTGTCGCTCATCTCACCGAAGAGGAGCGCCTGGCGCTTGATGGGCTGCTGAAGCGGTTCCTGCAGGACTTCGAGGAATAG
- a CDS encoding ArsC family reductase, translating to MTVTIYGIKNCDTMKKARSWLELNSVDYSFHDYKAAGIDRNHLETWCDAAGWETVLNRAGTTFKKLDDGQKADLTREKAIGLMLAQPSMIKRPVLETKGKITVGFKPEIYQTLFA from the coding sequence ATGACGGTCACGATTTACGGCATCAAGAATTGCGACACGATGAAGAAGGCTAGAAGCTGGTTGGAGTTGAACAGCGTCGATTATTCTTTCCACGACTACAAGGCAGCCGGCATCGACCGCAACCATCTGGAAACATGGTGTGATGCCGCCGGCTGGGAAACGGTGCTCAACCGGGCCGGTACGACCTTCAAGAAACTCGACGATGGCCAGAAGGCCGATCTTACCCGCGAAAAGGCCATCGGACTGATGCTCGCGCAGCCCTCGATGATCAAGCGCCCGGTGCTGGAGACGAAGGGCAAGATAACCGTCGGCTTCAAGCCGGAAATCTACCAGACCCTTTTTGCCTGA
- a CDS encoding FadR/GntR family transcriptional regulator, with translation MLNAISHESGLVSSTIGAITRHIRENELAPGAKLPSELSLSQQLGVSRTVVREAFRSLSAMRLIDVSAGRRATVATLDHGAMSLMFEHGIHTEQINIQQIYDVRRTIEVRTVTLAALRRTGAEALTVLDHANNMERDFSDNDKVMEHDLAFHLAVARASKNPVFELILGAFQNVTRQTWPIGWKSRTSDAQRLAACELHIAIGQAIAAGDPQTASTLMARHFDESVHALLAAGIA, from the coding sequence ATGTTAAACGCCATTTCACATGAATCCGGCCTCGTCAGCAGCACGATCGGCGCGATCACCCGTCATATCCGCGAAAACGAACTTGCCCCCGGTGCGAAGCTGCCGAGTGAACTTTCGCTCTCGCAACAGCTCGGCGTCTCACGCACCGTCGTTCGCGAGGCTTTCCGGTCTCTGTCGGCCATGCGGCTGATCGATGTCAGCGCCGGCAGACGCGCAACCGTGGCGACGCTGGACCATGGTGCGATGTCGCTGATGTTCGAACATGGCATTCACACCGAGCAGATCAACATCCAGCAAATTTACGACGTGCGCCGCACCATCGAAGTCAGAACCGTGACCCTTGCGGCCCTGAGGCGCACGGGTGCGGAAGCGCTTACCGTCCTCGATCACGCGAACAATATGGAGCGGGATTTCAGTGACAATGACAAGGTGATGGAGCACGACCTTGCCTTTCACCTTGCCGTTGCCAGAGCCTCCAAGAACCCGGTTTTCGAACTCATTCTCGGCGCTTTCCAGAATGTGACACGCCAGACCTGGCCGATTGGCTGGAAAAGCCGCACCTCGGATGCGCAGCGCCTTGCCGCGTGCGAACTTCACATCGCCATCGGACAGGCCATTGCCGCGGGCGATCCGCAAACCGCCTCAACGCTGATGGCGCGGCATTTCGATGAAAGCGTGCATGCGCTTCTGGCGGCCGGTATCGCCTGA